The following coding sequences lie in one Raphanus sativus cultivar WK10039 unplaced genomic scaffold, ASM80110v3 Scaffold3433, whole genome shotgun sequence genomic window:
- the LOC130506580 gene encoding peroxidase 1-like — MALENLLALVVLLSVVGASVAKPYGNPLGNPRLKGDLDLDYYRFRCPQMESIVHRVTFQYVSRRPTLAAALLRMHFHDCFVRGCDGSVLLKSPNNDAERDAPPNLSVRGYEVVDAVKSALERKCPGVVSCADVLALVARDAVAVIRGPWWPVPLGRRDGRISRLSEANLPSPFADVKTLKKNFLVKGLNSKDLVVLSGAHTIGVSSCGLISSRIHNFTGRGDFDPAMDPSYVRALKKRCKPTDVRTPVDMDPGSARKFDSHYFNIVAQKKGLFISDSALLNDFVTKRYIQTQVVTRGASFERDFSDSMVKLGFIQILTGRKGEIRRRCAFVN; from the exons ATGGCACTCGAGAACTTGCTTGCCCTTGTTGTTCTTCTTAGCGTTGTTGGAGCTTCAGTTGCGAAGCCATATGGGAACCCGCTTGGGAACCCACGTTTGAAGGGTGATCTTGACCTAGACTACTACCGCTTCAGGTGTCCACAAATGGAATCCATTGTCCACCGTGTCACATTTCAGTACGTCTCTCGCAGGCCAACTCTTGCTGCTGCGCTTCTGAGAATGCATTTTCACGACTGCTTTGTCAGA GGATGTGATGGTTCCGTTCTTCTGAAATCACCAAACAATGATGCGGAAAGAGACGCTCCCCCCAACTTGTCAGTAAGAGGTTACGAAGTGGTCGATGCTGTCAAGTCAGCACTCGAGAGGAAGTGTCCTGGTGTTGTTTCTTGCGCTGATGTTCTTGCCTTGGTCGCTAGAGACGCTGTTGCAGTG ataAGAGGACCATGGTGGCCTGTTCCACTGGGGCGTAGAGACGGACGCATCTCGAGACTTTCCGAGGCTAACTTACCATCTCCTTTTGCCGACGTAAAGACACTGAAGAAGAACTTCCTTGTCAAGGGTCTTAACAGTAAAGACCTAGTTGTCCTCTCAG GGGCTCACACCATTGGTGTATCATCTTGCGGTCTCATCAGCAGCCGTATCCATAACTTTACGGGTAGAGGCGACTTTGACCCAGCGATGGACCCTAGCTACGTTAGGGCATTGAAGAAAAGGTGCAAGCCAACTGATGTAAGGACCCCAGTGGATATGGACCCAGGTAGTGCCAGGAAGTTTGACTCTCACTACTTCAACATTGTGGCTCAGAAGAAGGGTTTGTTCATATCTGATTCAGCACTTCTCAATGACTTTGTCACCAAGCGCTACATTCAGACGCAGGTTGTGACTCGTGGGGCTTCCTTCGAAAGAGATTTCTCTGACTCAATGGTTAAACTTGGTTTCATCCAAATTCTTACCGGGAGGAAGGGAGAGATTAGGAGGAGATGCGCTTTCGTTAACTAA